Proteins encoded by one window of Companilactobacillus ginsenosidimutans:
- a CDS encoding NAD(P)H-binding protein — MKYAITGSTGKFGRKAVEDLLKLVDASDVIALARNEEKAHELLPAGIEVRPGSYEDVDALTASLDGVDRLLFISSQPGAATPRLVQHTNVINAAKAAGVKYIAYTSFPSADTSTAPLAADHQGTEKLIKASGLDYSFLRNNWYVENDLGALAAGAAGKPFVYSAGSGRAGWTLERFYAEAAAKVLTLESPKSVYEFGGKMITYADLAQAVKDATGKVFDVESIDDAAYSKVLQGSGMDSDTADFIASMQTFIRDGNLDVPSTDLPDVLGTALPSIADQVKEALAE, encoded by the coding sequence ATGAAATATGCTATTACAGGTTCTACTGGTAAATTTGGTCGTAAGGCTGTTGAGGATTTATTGAAGTTGGTTGATGCTTCTGATGTTATTGCTTTGGCTCGTAATGAAGAAAAGGCTCATGAATTGCTGCCTGCTGGGATTGAGGTTCGTCCTGGTTCTTATGAAGACGTGGATGCTTTGACTGCTTCTCTTGATGGGGTTGATCGTTTGCTCTTTATTTCTTCTCAACCTGGTGCTGCCACTCCCCGTTTGGTGCAGCACACTAATGTTATAAATGCTGCTAAGGCTGCTGGAGTTAAGTATATTGCTTACACTAGTTTCCCTTCGGCCGACACTTCTACTGCCCCACTTGCAGCAGATCATCAAGGAACTGAGAAACTTATTAAAGCTTCTGGTCTGGATTATTCGTTCTTGAGAAATAACTGGTATGTGGAAAATGATTTGGGAGCTCTTGCTGCTGGTGCTGCTGGCAAACCATTTGTTTATTCAGCCGGTTCAGGACGTGCAGGTTGGACTTTGGAAAGATTTTATGCTGAAGCTGCCGCTAAAGTTTTGACACTTGAATCACCCAAATCCGTCTATGAATTTGGTGGCAAAATGATTACTTACGCTGACCTAGCACAAGCCGTTAAAGATGCTACTGGAAAAGTTTTCGATGTGGAATCTATTGATGATGCCGCTTATAGCAAAGTTCTACAAGGATCTGGAATGGATTCAGACACAGCCGACTTTATTGCCAGCATGCAAACCTTTATTCGAGATGGTAATCTAGATGTACCATCTACTGACTTACCAGACGTACTAGGAACTGCTTTACCAAGTATTGCTGATCAAGTTAAA